The Comamonas sp. GB3 AK4-5 genome includes a region encoding these proteins:
- a CDS encoding TonB-dependent receptor: MQHLALPRALGAAAVSFLCGLPASAQQTTVADELPERTKSLGVVTVTGGQPSSLPTQIPTTIEGMTREEIDTRINATDSEDALKYLPSLLVRKRYIGDYNHAILSTRASGTGNSARSAVYADGILLSNYLGNGIANGSNYAPRWGMVSPKEIERVDVMYGPFSAAYLGNSAGAVVDYVTRMPSKFEAHVSAGYTAQPNHLYNTHQTFNSWQTSASLGSKSGDWSWWLSLNHGSNQGQPQTFTTATQASGRPGAAGVPVTGYVAGLNTSNQPWYILGTGTQYQSVQDQAKLKLAYDISPTLRASYTLGWWQNSSQGRSQSYLSGPDGQPIYSGDINIQGNSYTLGATAFPLTDEAQTHVMHGFSLKSHTQGLFDWELAASVFDYLKDQQRAPTVALPQAASSGAGTLQDQNGTGWRTVAAKGTWRPSGLQGAHIVDFGLGHDRYQLAIAKHSVVGNWMDGSVNPAALISQVGGNTQTSHLWAQDSWRFAPQWKAVLGMRWEYWQARNGYTATASSLLPYDARSESHFSPKAALAYQWNADTVLKASLGRSVRFPTVGELYGATSGGALSFVNDPALKPERSWTGELSLEQALGAGLARATLFHETTRDALYSQPIPDSTVSRVQNVDRMRTTGLELAYNGSNVLQAWGLRGVDLGSSLTYAHSKTVADAAYPQAVGKWQPRVPRWRATAWATYAPDAQWSFTVAARYSGKQFSNLDNSDVNAAAYFGASKYFTVDLRVRYRIDRQWSASFGIDNANNDQYWNFHPYPQRTFTASLKWDTP; the protein is encoded by the coding sequence ATGCAACACCTTGCATTGCCGCGCGCGCTGGGCGCCGCCGCGGTTTCTTTTCTTTGCGGGCTTCCCGCATCGGCCCAGCAAACCACGGTTGCGGATGAGCTGCCCGAGCGCACCAAGTCCTTGGGCGTGGTCACCGTCACCGGTGGCCAGCCCAGCTCCCTGCCTACGCAGATACCGACCACGATCGAGGGCATGACGCGGGAAGAGATAGACACCCGCATCAACGCCACCGACAGCGAGGACGCGCTCAAATACCTGCCCAGCCTGCTGGTGCGCAAGCGCTATATCGGCGATTACAACCACGCCATTTTGTCCACCCGGGCCTCGGGCACGGGCAACAGCGCGCGCTCGGCCGTGTATGCCGATGGCATTCTGCTGTCCAACTACCTGGGCAATGGCATTGCCAATGGCAGCAACTACGCCCCACGCTGGGGCATGGTCAGCCCGAAAGAGATCGAGCGTGTCGACGTGATGTATGGGCCGTTTTCCGCTGCCTACCTCGGCAATTCCGCCGGTGCCGTGGTGGACTATGTGACGCGCATGCCCAGCAAGTTTGAGGCCCATGTCAGCGCGGGCTACACCGCACAACCCAACCATCTCTACAACACCCACCAGACCTTCAACAGCTGGCAGACCAGCGCCAGCCTGGGCAGCAAGTCCGGAGACTGGTCCTGGTGGCTGAGCCTGAACCATGGCAGCAACCAGGGCCAGCCGCAAACCTTCACCACGGCCACGCAGGCCTCGGGCCGGCCCGGGGCGGCAGGCGTCCCCGTCACCGGCTATGTAGCAGGCCTCAACACCAGCAACCAGCCCTGGTATATCCTGGGGACCGGCACCCAGTACCAGTCGGTCCAAGACCAGGCCAAGCTCAAGCTGGCCTATGACATTTCGCCCACCTTGCGCGCCAGCTACACGCTGGGATGGTGGCAAAACAGCAGCCAAGGCCGCTCGCAAAGCTATCTGAGCGGCCCCGATGGCCAGCCCATCTACAGCGGTGACATCAACATCCAGGGCAACAGCTATACGCTGGGCGCCACGGCCTTTCCGCTCACCGACGAGGCCCAGACCCATGTGATGCATGGCTTCTCACTCAAAAGCCATACCCAAGGGCTTTTTGACTGGGAGCTCGCGGCCAGTGTGTTCGACTACCTCAAGGACCAGCAGCGCGCACCCACCGTGGCCCTGCCCCAGGCAGCCAGCAGCGGTGCCGGCACCCTGCAGGACCAAAACGGCACCGGCTGGCGCACGGTGGCGGCCAAGGGCACATGGCGACCGAGCGGCCTCCAGGGCGCGCACATCGTGGACTTTGGCCTGGGCCATGACCGCTACCAACTCGCCATCGCCAAGCACAGCGTGGTCGGCAACTGGATGGATGGGAGCGTCAACCCTGCTGCCCTGATCAGCCAGGTGGGCGGCAACACGCAGACCAGCCACCTCTGGGCTCAGGACAGCTGGCGCTTTGCCCCCCAATGGAAAGCCGTGCTGGGCATGCGCTGGGAGTACTGGCAAGCCCGCAACGGCTACACCGCCACGGCCAGCAGCCTGCTGCCATACGACGCGCGCAGCGAATCGCATTTCTCACCCAAGGCCGCCCTGGCCTACCAATGGAATGCGGACACCGTGCTCAAGGCCTCGCTGGGCCGCTCCGTGCGCTTTCCCACCGTGGGCGAGCTGTATGGAGCCACCAGCGGCGGCGCCCTGTCCTTTGTCAACGACCCGGCCCTCAAGCCCGAGCGCTCCTGGACCGGAGAACTCAGTCTGGAACAGGCCCTGGGCGCCGGCCTGGCCCGCGCCACGCTGTTCCACGAGACCACGCGCGATGCGCTCTACAGCCAGCCCATTCCCGACAGCACCGTCTCACGGGTGCAGAACGTAGACCGCATGCGCACCACCGGCCTGGAGCTGGCCTACAACGGCAGCAATGTGCTGCAGGCCTGGGGGCTGCGGGGCGTGGACCTGGGCAGCAGCCTGACCTATGCCCACTCCAAGACGGTGGCCGATGCGGCCTACCCCCAGGCCGTGGGCAAATGGCAGCCACGTGTGCCCCGCTGGCGCGCCACGGCCTGGGCCACCTATGCGCCGGATGCGCAGTGGTCCTTCACCGTGGCCGCCCGCTACAGCGGCAAGCAATTCTCCAATCTGGACAACAGCGATGTGAATGCTGCCGCCTACTTCGGCGCCAGCAAATACTTCACCGTGGACCTGCGTGTGCGCTATCGCATCGACCGGCAGTGGTCGGCCAGCTTCGGCATAGACAATGCCAACAACGACCAGTACTGGAACTTCCATCCCTATCCACAGCGCACGTTCACCGCTTCATTGAAATGGGATACCCCCTGA
- a CDS encoding 2Fe-2S iron-sulfur cluster-binding protein, which yields MSKEEKIFPLRESTRLGVRIACKKTEALDICSLELRPLEGQSLPAFAAGAHIDVHLPGGLVRPYSLCNDCAEPDRYVIAVLRESASRGGSAAVHEQLQTGQQLSISAPRNHFALDAQACKHLLLAGGIGITPMLAMARCLAREGADFALHYCARTRERMAFADAIESAPWAHQAHLYVDDEHNRPQLQLAALLEQASPDTHLYVCGPKGFMDAVLGAAEAAGWPQERLHWECFAGEVVHHDEDQSFEVELASTGEVVCVAAGQTVVQALESIGVCVPTSCEQGVCGTCLTRVLAGEPDHRDMYLTEEERAANDQFTPCCSRARSARLVLDL from the coding sequence ATGAGCAAGGAAGAAAAAATCTTTCCCCTGCGTGAGAGCACCCGCCTTGGTGTGCGCATCGCCTGCAAGAAGACCGAGGCTCTGGACATCTGCAGCCTGGAGCTGCGGCCGCTGGAGGGGCAAAGCCTGCCGGCCTTCGCAGCCGGGGCGCATATCGATGTGCATTTGCCCGGTGGTCTGGTGCGCCCGTATTCGCTGTGCAACGACTGCGCCGAGCCTGACCGCTATGTGATCGCCGTGCTGCGCGAAAGCGCCTCGCGTGGCGGCTCGGCTGCCGTGCATGAGCAGTTGCAAACCGGCCAGCAACTGAGCATCAGCGCGCCGCGCAATCACTTTGCCCTGGACGCCCAGGCCTGCAAACACCTGTTGCTGGCCGGGGGCATAGGGATCACCCCGATGCTGGCCATGGCGCGCTGCCTGGCGCGTGAGGGTGCGGACTTTGCGCTGCATTACTGCGCCCGCACGCGTGAGCGCATGGCCTTTGCCGATGCCATCGAGTCTGCCCCCTGGGCGCACCAGGCACATCTGTATGTGGACGATGAGCACAACAGGCCGCAACTCCAGCTAGCCGCGCTACTGGAGCAGGCCAGTCCGGACACGCATTTGTATGTCTGCGGGCCCAAGGGCTTTATGGATGCGGTGCTGGGCGCGGCCGAGGCCGCAGGCTGGCCTCAGGAGCGGCTGCACTGGGAATGCTTTGCGGGTGAGGTGGTCCACCACGACGAGGACCAGAGCTTTGAGGTGGAGCTGGCCAGCACCGGCGAGGTGGTGTGCGTGGCTGCCGGGCAGACCGTGGTGCAGGCGCTGGAATCCATAGGCGTATGCGTGCCGACTTCCTGTGAGCAAGGTGTTTGCGGCACCTGCCTGACGCGGGTTCTGGCGGGCGAGCCCGATCACCGTGACATGTACCTGACCGAAGAGGAGCGGGCCGCGAACGACCAGTTCACGCCCTGCTGCTCGCGTGCCAGATCGGCACGGCTGGTGCTGGACTTGTGA
- a CDS encoding Rieske 2Fe-2S domain-containing protein: MTPTADALCASMPAFPLNQWYVAGFSWELKEAPLARTLLGHPLVLFRCADGQVAALEDRCCHRELPLSCGTVEGRGLRCGYHGLLFDRGGRCLEIPGQERIPAKACVKSFELRERDQILWIWMGATPDALPAEAPPAYGVHSDPAYRFGGGIYHYEAPYQLIHDNLLDLSHLGYVHLKTIGGNASAHMNAELKVSQEGDSVKVVRWMPDSAPPPTYSAAWPFKGRIDRWQEVEFHPSHVCIWTGAMDQGADRLDNPQREGFHMRGFHGVTPETETSSHYFWTIATNPHPQMQDPTQLVIEQTAATFAEDKVVIEAQFRNQQRFGVRPVVDIHVDVGPNRARRVIERLRTASAKVQQGEPA; the protein is encoded by the coding sequence ATGACCCCAACCGCTGATGCGCTGTGCGCATCGATGCCGGCTTTTCCTTTGAACCAATGGTATGTGGCAGGTTTTTCCTGGGAGCTGAAAGAGGCGCCGCTGGCACGCACGCTGCTCGGCCACCCCCTGGTGCTGTTTCGTTGTGCAGACGGTCAGGTCGCGGCGCTGGAAGACCGCTGCTGCCACCGCGAGCTCCCCTTGTCTTGCGGTACGGTGGAAGGCCGAGGCCTGCGCTGTGGCTACCACGGTCTGCTGTTCGACCGTGGCGGGCGCTGCCTGGAAATACCAGGTCAGGAGCGCATTCCGGCCAAGGCCTGCGTCAAGTCCTTTGAATTGCGCGAGCGCGACCAGATCCTCTGGATCTGGATGGGGGCCACGCCAGACGCCCTGCCAGCAGAAGCGCCGCCAGCCTATGGCGTGCACAGCGATCCGGCCTATCGCTTTGGCGGCGGCATTTATCACTACGAGGCGCCCTACCAGCTGATTCACGACAACCTGCTGGATTTGAGCCATCTGGGCTATGTGCACCTCAAGACCATAGGCGGCAATGCCAGCGCGCACATGAATGCCGAGCTCAAGGTCAGCCAGGAGGGCGATTCGGTCAAGGTGGTGCGCTGGATGCCTGATTCCGCGCCGCCGCCGACCTATAGCGCAGCCTGGCCTTTCAAGGGCCGCATAGACCGCTGGCAGGAGGTGGAATTTCACCCCTCCCATGTGTGCATCTGGACAGGTGCCATGGACCAGGGGGCAGACCGGCTCGACAACCCGCAGCGCGAAGGTTTTCACATGCGCGGCTTTCACGGCGTGACGCCGGAGACCGAGACCTCGTCCCATTACTTCTGGACCATCGCCACCAACCCGCACCCGCAGATGCAGGACCCCACGCAACTGGTGATCGAGCAGACGGCGGCCACCTTCGCAGAAGACAAGGTGGTGATTGAGGCCCAGTTCCGCAATCAGCAGCGCTTTGGCGTGCGCCCCGTGGTCGACATCCATGTGGATGTGGGCCCGAATCGCGCGCGGCGTGTCATCGAGCGCCTGCGCACCGCCAGTGCCAAGGTCCAGCAGGGAGAGCCCGCATGA
- a CDS encoding porin has translation MWKRTAAAIALVCLGTLAHAQSSVQIYGVLDTAVEYMNHVGESRSGLTRMPGLTGSVPSLLGFRGREDLGGGLSAGFTLEMGIAPDSGGLNQGGRGFGRQSFVSVQNAWGALGLGRQYTMLFWSSLDADVIGPNMHSMSGLDSYLANARADNAISYKGTFSGVTLGASYSFGRDTVDAGNPGGTNCPGESSTDAKACREWSAMLKYDAAAWGVALAYDELRGGPGAFAGLDSSDKRDKRAMLSGYALLGGTKIGAGYMRRKNDGDQTEPRSKLWFVGLSYPVGQWTFDAQYNLLSYQGSADKGQLVVLRSIYKLSKRTAVYGSLGYIKNSGNAAFGASNAQAGGTPMPGVNQTGFGMGLSHRF, from the coding sequence ATGTGGAAAAGAACAGCTGCTGCCATCGCATTGGTGTGCCTGGGAACGCTTGCCCATGCGCAATCGTCCGTGCAAATCTATGGTGTCTTGGACACCGCCGTCGAGTACATGAACCATGTGGGTGAGAGCCGGTCCGGTCTCACGCGCATGCCCGGCCTGACGGGCAGCGTGCCTTCACTGCTGGGCTTTCGCGGTCGCGAGGACCTGGGTGGCGGCCTCAGCGCCGGCTTCACGCTGGAGATGGGCATTGCGCCCGACTCGGGTGGGCTCAACCAGGGAGGGCGGGGCTTTGGTCGCCAGTCCTTTGTCAGCGTGCAAAACGCCTGGGGCGCGCTGGGGCTGGGTCGCCAATACACCATGCTGTTTTGGTCCTCGCTGGATGCCGATGTCATTGGGCCGAATATGCACAGCATGTCCGGCCTGGACAGCTACCTGGCCAATGCGCGCGCCGACAATGCGATCTCCTACAAGGGCACATTCTCGGGTGTGACGCTGGGGGCAAGCTATAGCTTTGGCCGTGACACCGTCGATGCTGGCAACCCCGGGGGCACCAACTGCCCTGGTGAGAGCAGCACGGATGCCAAGGCCTGCCGCGAATGGTCTGCCATGCTCAAGTACGACGCGGCCGCATGGGGTGTGGCGCTGGCCTACGACGAGCTGCGTGGTGGCCCCGGCGCTTTCGCGGGCCTGGACAGCAGCGACAAACGCGACAAGCGCGCCATGCTCAGCGGCTATGCGCTGCTCGGCGGCACCAAGATCGGGGCCGGCTATATGCGCCGCAAGAACGATGGCGATCAGACCGAGCCCCGCAGCAAGCTGTGGTTTGTGGGGCTGAGCTACCCCGTGGGGCAGTGGACGTTCGACGCCCAGTACAACCTGCTGAGCTACCAGGGCAGCGCGGACAAGGGCCAGTTGGTGGTGCTGCGCAGCATCTACAAGCTGTCCAAGCGCACGGCAGTCTATGGCTCGCTGGGCTATATCAAAAACAGTGGCAACGCCGCTTTCGGCGCCAGTAACGCCCAGGCGGGAGGGACGCCGATGCCGGGCGTGAACCAGACCGGCTTTGGCATGGGGCTGAGCCACCGGTTTTAA
- a CDS encoding Rieske 2Fe-2S domain-containing protein, which produces MRTSEPSTFPRNAWYVAAMAAEVQDKPLGRQICNARMVFYRAQQGQIACVEDFCPHRGAPLSLGRVCEGKLVCGYHGLEMGCDGRVIAMPGQRVRGFPAIKSYAVEERYGFIWVWPGDREQADAALIPPLHWHANPEWAYGGGLFHIQADYRLMVDNLMDLTHETYVHAASIGQAEIDETPCKTEVHGETEVVTSRFMHDIPAPPFWQMALRSNGLADDVKVDRWQICRFTPPSHVLIEVGVAHAGKGGYAAEDAHKVYSVVVDFITPETEDSMWYFWGMARKFNPGDAAVTEQIRAGQHKIFSEDLEMLERQQRNLAEHPERQLLKLSIDAGGVQSRKLIAQWIDREQPVQRPAAAQA; this is translated from the coding sequence ATGCGAACCTCCGAGCCAAGCACTTTTCCGCGCAACGCCTGGTATGTGGCCGCGATGGCGGCCGAAGTCCAGGACAAGCCCCTGGGCCGCCAGATCTGCAATGCGCGCATGGTGTTCTACCGGGCGCAGCAGGGCCAGATTGCCTGCGTCGAGGACTTTTGCCCGCACCGGGGTGCACCCCTGTCCCTGGGGCGGGTCTGCGAGGGCAAGCTGGTCTGCGGCTACCACGGCCTGGAGATGGGTTGTGATGGCCGGGTGATTGCCATGCCGGGCCAGCGTGTGCGCGGCTTTCCTGCGATCAAGAGTTATGCGGTGGAGGAGCGCTATGGTTTTATCTGGGTCTGGCCCGGTGACCGGGAACAGGCCGACGCCGCGTTGATTCCGCCGCTGCACTGGCATGCCAATCCCGAGTGGGCTTACGGCGGGGGGCTGTTCCACATCCAGGCAGACTACCGGCTGATGGTTGACAACCTCATGGACCTCACGCACGAGACCTATGTGCATGCCGCCAGCATTGGCCAGGCCGAGATTGACGAGACGCCTTGCAAGACCGAGGTGCATGGCGAGACCGAGGTGGTGACCAGTCGCTTCATGCACGATATTCCCGCGCCACCGTTTTGGCAGATGGCGCTGCGCAGCAACGGCCTGGCCGACGATGTGAAGGTGGACCGCTGGCAGATCTGCCGCTTCACGCCGCCCAGTCATGTGCTGATCGAGGTCGGCGTGGCCCATGCGGGCAAAGGGGGCTATGCGGCGGAGGATGCACACAAGGTCTACAGCGTGGTCGTGGACTTCATCACCCCCGAGACCGAAGACTCCATGTGGTATTTCTGGGGCATGGCGCGCAAGTTCAATCCGGGCGATGCGGCGGTCACCGAGCAGATTCGTGCGGGTCAGCACAAGATCTTCAGCGAGGATCTGGAAATGCTGGAGCGGCAGCAGCGCAATCTGGCGGAGCATCCCGAGCGCCAGCTGCTCAAGCTCAGCATCGATGCGGGCGGTGTGCAGTCGCGCAAGCTCATCGCGCAGTGGATTGACCGTGAGCAGCCGGTGCAGAGGCCTGCTGCGGCACAAGCCTAA
- a CDS encoding MarR family winged helix-turn-helix transcriptional regulator, whose translation MPSSATDPLSLDLYHQPGHLIRRAQQIAMQLFRDALGPDVTPVQYAVLRMLQEAPGIDQVTLARLVALDTSTTADIAARLESKGWIHREILPRRQRSLSLTPEGEAMLASFVPHVHALRQRMLSPLEPEEQVEFKRLLHKFVQLHDVGEAAAASAVLRAEVAEKSCE comes from the coding sequence ATGCCATCTTCTGCCACCGACCCGCTTTCCCTGGACCTGTACCACCAGCCCGGCCATTTGATCCGCCGCGCGCAGCAGATTGCCATGCAGCTGTTTCGCGATGCGCTGGGGCCTGATGTCACGCCGGTGCAGTACGCTGTTTTGCGCATGCTGCAGGAGGCGCCAGGCATAGACCAGGTCACGCTGGCGCGGCTGGTGGCGCTGGACACTTCCACGACGGCCGACATTGCCGCGCGCCTGGAGAGCAAGGGCTGGATTCATCGCGAGATATTGCCCCGGCGCCAGCGTAGCCTGAGCCTCACGCCTGAGGGGGAGGCCATGCTGGCATCTTTTGTGCCCCATGTGCATGCGTTGCGCCAGCGCATGCTCTCGCCGCTGGAGCCCGAGGAACAGGTGGAATTCAAGCGCCTGTTGCACAAGTTCGTGCAGCTGCACGATGTCGGTGAGGCTGCGGCGGCATCGGCCGTTTTGCGGGCGGAAGTGGCCGAAAAAAGCTGCGAATAG
- a CDS encoding MFS transporter, with protein sequence MTGFQWAVVGVCMALNMIDGFDVMVMAFTASAVSAHWHLSGSELGFLLSAGLFGMAGGSLLLAPWADKLGRRPLVLACLLIAGLGMLASAWSQTAMQLAASRVVTGLGVGGILACSNVIASEYASLRWRSLAVTLQSTGYALGATIGGSIAVWLLAHHGWRSVFLFGGLCTLAVFVIACLALPESLDFLLARRPKKALEKLNALLGRLGLPELSGLPAPVARVGAAKPRGPLQLFSPGLRRPTMLVWLSFFAVMFGFYFVMSWTPKLLAASGLSAEQGVTCGVLLSLGGILGATLLGLLAARFAIHRVLAVFMLVTAALLCFLVGSSGALWVLYALAFLIGIFVNACVAGLYAIAPVVYGSDVRATGMGWGIGVGRIGAIVSPLAAGSLLDAAWSPNQLYVGYGLAFVFAAVIVSLHRIASPSASRTGKDGMAALAAH encoded by the coding sequence ATGACTGGATTCCAGTGGGCTGTCGTGGGGGTCTGCATGGCCCTCAACATGATCGATGGCTTTGATGTGATGGTCATGGCCTTTACCGCTTCTGCCGTCTCGGCGCACTGGCATCTCAGCGGTTCCGAGCTGGGCTTTTTGCTCAGCGCCGGACTGTTTGGCATGGCCGGGGGATCGCTGCTGCTCGCGCCCTGGGCCGACAAGCTCGGGCGCCGGCCCCTGGTGCTGGCCTGTCTGCTGATCGCAGGCCTGGGCATGCTGGCATCCGCATGGAGCCAGACCGCGATGCAGCTGGCGGCCTCGCGGGTGGTCACCGGGCTTGGGGTAGGCGGCATCCTGGCCTGCAGCAATGTGATTGCCAGCGAATACGCCTCGCTGCGCTGGCGCAGCCTGGCCGTGACCCTGCAGTCCACAGGCTATGCACTGGGCGCCACCATCGGCGGCAGCATTGCGGTCTGGTTGCTCGCACACCACGGCTGGCGCTCGGTCTTTCTGTTCGGAGGCCTTTGTACGCTGGCGGTCTTTGTGATCGCCTGCTTGGCCCTGCCGGAGTCGCTGGACTTCTTGCTGGCCCGCCGCCCCAAGAAGGCGCTGGAAAAGCTCAATGCCTTGCTCGGCCGGCTGGGTCTGCCAGAGCTGTCCGGCCTGCCTGCTCCCGTTGCACGAGTGGGTGCGGCCAAGCCGCGTGGCCCGCTGCAACTGTTTTCCCCCGGTCTGCGCCGGCCCACCATGCTGGTCTGGCTGTCGTTTTTTGCGGTGATGTTCGGCTTTTACTTTGTGATGAGCTGGACGCCCAAGTTACTGGCGGCATCGGGCCTGAGCGCAGAGCAGGGCGTGACCTGCGGCGTGCTGCTCAGCCTGGGCGGCATTCTGGGGGCCACCTTGCTGGGGCTGCTGGCCGCGCGTTTTGCGATTCACCGTGTGCTGGCGGTCTTCATGCTGGTCACGGCCGCGCTGCTGTGTTTTTTGGTCGGCAGCTCCGGTGCGCTGTGGGTGCTGTATGCGCTGGCCTTTTTGATTGGCATCTTTGTGAACGCCTGCGTGGCCGGCCTGTATGCGATTGCCCCCGTCGTTTATGGCAGCGACGTGCGCGCCACCGGCATGGGCTGGGGCATAGGCGTGGGGCGCATAGGCGCCATCGTGTCCCCCCTGGCTGCCGGCAGCTTGCTGGATGCCGCCTGGTCACCCAACCAGCTGTATGTCGGCTATGGCCTGGCCTTTGTGTTTGCCGCAGTCATCGTTTCCCTGCACAGGATTGCGAGCCCTTCAGCCTCCCGCACAGGCAAGGACGGAATGGCCGCACTCGCCGCGCACTGA
- a CDS encoding 2-hydroxyacid dehydrogenase, with amino-acid sequence MTSPTPAPALPASSPPRPVLLVNTVMADFHLQQMAQQLPALELVYAPEAEAAQAAMRQHAARVQVVLTIGSIGLSAAEMDLLPALQLVCALGAGYEKVDVAHARAHGIATGNGAGTNDSCVADHAMALVLASVRQLKHYDQQLRAGVWRTALPLPAGITGKRLGVLGLGTIGRKIALRAQVFEMQVGYHNRSPKADAPWQYFDSLLALADWADVLVVATPGGATTQHLVNAPVLRALGPQGHVVNIARGSVIDTAALAAVLRSGALGAAALDVYESEPLPPQALLDLPNVLLTPHVAGWSPASVQATVDRFVANVQAHLQGQPLVSAV; translated from the coding sequence ATGACTTCCCCGACCCCTGCACCTGCTTTGCCCGCTTCATCTCCCCCCCGCCCCGTCCTGCTGGTCAACACCGTCATGGCTGATTTCCATCTGCAGCAGATGGCCCAGCAACTGCCCGCGCTGGAGCTGGTTTACGCCCCGGAAGCCGAGGCGGCCCAGGCTGCCATGCGCCAGCACGCCGCACGCGTGCAGGTGGTGCTGACCATTGGCTCGATTGGCTTGAGTGCGGCCGAAATGGACTTGCTGCCTGCACTACAGCTGGTGTGTGCCCTGGGCGCGGGCTATGAAAAAGTGGACGTGGCCCATGCCCGTGCCCACGGCATTGCCACCGGCAACGGCGCAGGCACCAACGACAGCTGCGTGGCCGACCATGCCATGGCCCTGGTGCTGGCCAGCGTGCGCCAGTTGAAGCACTACGACCAGCAATTGCGAGCGGGAGTCTGGCGCACGGCATTGCCGCTGCCTGCAGGCATTACCGGCAAGCGCCTGGGCGTGCTGGGCCTGGGCACCATAGGCCGCAAGATTGCGCTGCGCGCCCAGGTTTTTGAGATGCAGGTGGGCTACCACAACCGCAGTCCCAAGGCCGATGCGCCCTGGCAGTATTTCGACAGCCTGCTGGCGCTGGCCGACTGGGCCGATGTGCTGGTGGTGGCCACGCCCGGTGGCGCGACCACCCAGCATCTGGTGAATGCGCCGGTGCTGCGCGCCCTGGGCCCGCAAGGCCATGTGGTGAACATTGCACGCGGCAGCGTGATCGACACTGCCGCCCTGGCCGCTGTGCTGCGCAGCGGTGCCCTGGGCGCCGCCGCCCTGGATGTGTACGAGAGCGAGCCGCTGCCGCCGCAGGCCCTGCTGGACTTGCCCAATGTGCTGCTCACCCCCCATGTGGCGGGCTGGTCGCCCGCCTCGGTGCAGGCCACGGTGGACCGCTTTGTGGCCAATGTGCAGGCGCATCTGCAGGGCCAGCCCCTGGTGTCGGCGGTCTGA